The following are encoded in a window of Ignavibacteria bacterium genomic DNA:
- a CDS encoding LTA synthase family protein — translation MKEKINSYKYSLIYILLIIAFVFISLMVFYNDIGVPFIDAKSLHLRSKLYALFDVLCFVVLYISVGKRKYIFFISLLLFQFFIIANLMYYRTYETIASIYVIGQFNNLDGLSGSILNSFRMIDSFLISIPLLLVILYYSVIKGKRRELNSKYRWYPVLFILAIFFITVIPDIYPKKMPNGAYISKLEVFEADPNEGCVTFSPVIYGGWELKNMFASDKINKEDYKEINNWLKDHNKYTDNMTNSSFNKKNVILIIVESLESWPVNRTVDNIEITPNLNKMLKEGRNVFAPNVLPQTKDGRSSDTQIMVNTGLLPVNKGSIFCRYPLNNYLSIPEILKKDYGYYCATVIGTKPSFWNQGSINPSLGYDTLFSESNLKMDDIEGMGLSDVSIFNQSVKIIDKLKNPFLLEIVTLSSHTPFKLSENKKRIKFGQNIPVELSDYLTSINYTDYAIGSFINELKKRSLYDNSVIIIVGDHEALPKDVRENIDIKKYCRDLDRMNPYVPFIVLNAPYSIQYEDLMGQIDIFPTLKDILGLGNSNWNGLGNDILSKNNSKIVIDKDLRAYLPNNAPKPSELKHFTNAWQISDKIIRADYFRSINKN, via the coding sequence ATGAAAGAAAAGATTAATTCCTATAAATACAGCTTAATCTATATACTGCTCATAATTGCATTTGTGTTTATATCGTTAATGGTTTTCTATAATGATATAGGAGTCCCGTTCATTGATGCTAAGTCGCTTCATCTGCGTTCAAAATTGTACGCCCTGTTTGATGTCCTTTGCTTTGTTGTACTATATATATCTGTGGGTAAAAGAAAATATATATTCTTTATCTCCCTTCTGTTATTCCAATTTTTCATAATTGCAAATCTGATGTACTACCGCACGTATGAAACAATCGCCTCAATCTACGTCATCGGCCAGTTTAATAATTTAGATGGACTAAGCGGTAGTATCTTGAACTCTTTCAGGATGATTGATTCTTTCCTTATTTCAATCCCGCTGCTGCTGGTAATCCTGTACTATTCGGTCATAAAAGGGAAGAGACGTGAGCTGAATTCTAAATACCGCTGGTACCCGGTTCTATTTATATTGGCTATTTTTTTCATAACTGTAATTCCCGATATCTATCCGAAAAAAATGCCGAATGGCGCTTATATCTCTAAACTGGAAGTATTCGAAGCCGATCCTAATGAAGGCTGCGTAACTTTCAGCCCTGTTATTTATGGGGGATGGGAACTAAAGAATATGTTCGCTTCCGATAAGATCAATAAGGAAGATTATAAGGAAATAAATAATTGGCTGAAGGATCATAATAAGTATACTGATAATATGACCAATAGCAGCTTTAATAAAAAGAATGTTATCTTAATAATAGTTGAATCTTTGGAATCATGGCCGGTAAATAGAACAGTCGATAATATCGAAATTACTCCCAATTTAAACAAAATGCTTAAAGAGGGAAGGAATGTGTTTGCTCCTAATGTGCTGCCCCAGACTAAAGATGGACGCTCAAGCGATACTCAGATAATGGTGAATACAGGATTGCTGCCTGTTAATAAAGGCTCCATATTCTGCCGCTACCCGCTTAATAATTATCTTTCTATCCCTGAAATCCTTAAAAAAGATTATGGATATTATTGCGCTACTGTAATAGGGACAAAACCTTCATTCTGGAACCAGGGAAGTATTAACCCTTCATTGGGCTACGATACTCTGTTTTCGGAAAGTAATCTGAAAATGGATGATATAGAAGGAATGGGATTAAGCGATGTTTCCATTTTTAACCAGTCAGTTAAAATAATTGATAAACTGAAAAATCCATTCCTTCTCGAAATCGTAACCTTAAGCAGCCATACACCATTTAAATTGTCTGAAAATAAAAAAAGAATTAAGTTCGGCCAAAATATTCCCGTCGAATTAAGCGATTACTTAACGAGTATTAACTATACGGATTATGCAATCGGATCTTTTATTAATGAACTGAAGAAACGTTCTTTATATGATAATTCTGTTATAATAATTGTTGGCGATCACGAGGCCCTTCCAAAGGATGTAAGAGAAAATATTGATATAAAAAAATACTGCAGAGATCTGGACCGTATGAACCCCTATGTCCCGTTTATAGTCCTGAACGCTCCTTATAGCATCCAGTATGAGGATCTGATGGGGCAGATCGACATATTCCCGACATTAAAAGACATACTTGGCTTAGGAAATTCCAATTGGAATGGATTAGGAAATGACATCCTGTCAAAAAATAATTCAAAAATTGTAATTGATAAAGATCTGCGCGCATATCTGCCAAATAACGCGCCAAAACCTTCTGAACTAAAACATTTTACCAATGCCTGGCAGATATCCGATAAAATAATAAGAGCCGATTATTTCAGATCCATAAATAAGAATTAA